A part of Antechinus flavipes isolate AdamAnt ecotype Samford, QLD, Australia chromosome 6, AdamAnt_v2, whole genome shotgun sequence genomic DNA contains:
- the LOC127540129 gene encoding olfactory receptor 1044 has product MAEINFTQVTEFILLGITDKKELKMPLFVVFLSIYIFTVVGNLGLIIVIRMDSRLKTPMYFFLSHLAFVDFCYSSSITPKMLGNFLYKKNTISFNACAAQLGCFLAFMTAECLLLASMAYDRYVAICNPLLYMVLMSPKICIQLVATPYSYSFLVALFHVILTFRLSYCGSNIINHFYCDDMPLLRISCSDTHSKQIWIFACAGIMFISSLMVVFVSYMFIISAILKMQSAEGRRKAFSTCGSHMVAVTIFYGTLIFMYLQPSSNHSLDTDKMASVFYTVIIPMLNPLIYSLRNKEVKDALNRVISNRNHGLIKIK; this is encoded by the coding sequence ATGGCTGAAATTAATTTTACCCAGGTGACTGAATTTATTCTCTTGGGCATCACTGACAAGAAGGAGCTGAAGATGCCCCTCTTCGTGGTATTCTTGTCCATCTACATCTTCACAGTGGTGGGCAATCTGGGTCTCATCATAGTCATCAGAATGGACTCACGACTAAAAACTCCCATGTATTTCTTCCTAAGCCACCTTGCTTTTGTTGATTTCTGTTACTCTTCCTCCATTACTCCCAAAATGTTAGGGAAttttttgtataagaaaaatactatttctttCAACGCATGTGCTGCCCAGCTAGGTTGCTTTCTTGCCTTCATGACAGCAGAATGCTTGCTGCTAGCTTCCATGGCCTATGATCGTTATGTGGCCATTTGTAACCCTTTGCTTTATATGGTTCTTATGTCTCCTAAAATCTGTATTCAGCTGGTAGCTACTCCTTATAGCTACAGCTTTCTGGTTGcattatttcatgtgatcctGACATTCCGCCTCTCCTACTGTGGTTCTAACATTATCAACCATTTTTACTGTGATGACATGCCTCTCTTGAGGATATCCTGCTCTGACACACATTCCAAACAAATATGGATTTTTGCATGTGCAGGAATAATGTTTATCTCTTCTCTTATGGTGGTTTTTGTCTCCTATATGTTTATTATCTCTGCGATTCTAAAGATGCAATCAGCTGAAGGCCGGCGCAaagccttctccacctgtggCTCACATATGGTGGCTGTCACCATTTTCTATGGGACTCTGATATTTATGTACTTGCAGCCCAGCTCAAACCATTCCCTTGATACAGATAAAATGGCCTCAGTCTTTTATACTGTGATCATTCCCATGTTAAATCCCTTGATTTACAGTTTGAGAAATAAAGAGGTGAAGGATGCTTTGAACAGGGTCATAAGCAATAGAAATCATGgacttattaaaataaaatga